The Marinobacter sp. ANT_B65 genome has a segment encoding these proteins:
- a CDS encoding Lrp/AsnC family transcriptional regulator has translation MKQVELDKLDQRILAVLQKDGRISNQQLAERIGLSPAACWRRVRTLEDAGVITGYSAQLAPERVGQGLCVLVNLSLLRHSIDSTAEIEQQVSSYPEVLQCFAVTGNADFVLRVIVPDMKSYDRFLNEKIFTLQGIAQVNSNFALREIKNTQAIPLGAAE, from the coding sequence ATGAAACAGGTAGAACTGGACAAACTTGATCAGCGTATTCTTGCGGTTTTGCAAAAGGATGGAAGGATCAGTAATCAGCAACTGGCAGAAAGGATCGGATTATCGCCTGCGGCCTGTTGGCGTCGTGTAAGAACCCTTGAGGATGCCGGCGTAATAACGGGTTATAGCGCGCAACTCGCCCCTGAGCGCGTCGGCCAGGGCCTGTGTGTATTGGTAAACCTGTCTCTGTTACGGCACAGCATAGACAGCACCGCGGAAATCGAACAGCAGGTGAGTAGCTACCCGGAGGTGCTTCAGTGTTTCGCGGTAACCGGCAATGCAGATTTTGTATTGCGGGTGATCGTGCCAGACATGAAAAGCTATGACCGTTTCCTGAACGAAAAAATATTCACGCTACAGGGCATCGCACAGGTTAACTCCAACTTCGCGCTAAGAGAGATCAAAAATACTCAGGCCATCCCTTTAGGGGCAGCCGAATGA
- a CDS encoding MFS transporter, translating to MRRPADEAGQNFVAVCVSLTFCFVVYSMLLVAVPVRGLELGATPLVLGVVLSSQYLLPFLLAIPLGGVVTRHGGRKTLVAGALVMTAGLMLMQVLPGYYGLICGQLLIGLAHLQMVLSAQTIISSLATGSRLEGYFGWYSTWLSGGQVIGPLLAGGWIHWAGGVGNLFLVMAGIALLGGLSGLALTGDATLGMRVSGKQTGFRAQASLMRRNTGVQVSVAITVAGMFAMGVYGSYLPVYLDSLEMSAVMIGVLVSLRSGVSMVIRPFIPRIIGAVGGRERSTMLALCSVSVGLGCLGFAGNAPAIALLSILVGLGGGLTQPLSMVVLAESVGREQRSGALGMRLMANRAVHFLAPLLFGGVLGLSGFGLSFGLSGMLVALIAVVLFRLQGRHRVSESGTPG from the coding sequence TTGAGGCGGCCGGCTGATGAAGCCGGCCAGAACTTCGTGGCTGTGTGTGTATCGCTCACATTCTGCTTCGTCGTTTACTCGATGTTGCTTGTAGCTGTTCCTGTGCGTGGTCTTGAGCTCGGGGCAACGCCCCTTGTGCTGGGGGTTGTTCTCAGTTCGCAGTATCTGCTCCCTTTTCTGTTGGCCATTCCTCTTGGTGGGGTGGTTACGCGCCATGGAGGCCGGAAAACACTTGTGGCTGGCGCTCTTGTAATGACCGCTGGCCTGATGCTGATGCAGGTTTTGCCCGGCTATTACGGCCTTATCTGCGGGCAGCTATTAATCGGGCTTGCGCATCTTCAGATGGTGTTATCGGCGCAGACGATTATTTCCTCCCTGGCAACCGGCTCCAGGCTGGAAGGCTATTTTGGCTGGTATTCAACCTGGCTGTCTGGTGGCCAGGTAATTGGGCCCCTGTTAGCCGGGGGCTGGATTCATTGGGCTGGGGGTGTTGGTAATCTGTTTCTCGTTATGGCCGGTATTGCTTTGCTTGGCGGGCTATCAGGCCTGGCGTTGACCGGAGATGCGACCCTGGGTATGCGTGTTTCCGGCAAACAGACCGGTTTCCGTGCCCAGGCTTCGCTGATGCGTCGGAATACGGGTGTCCAGGTGTCTGTTGCGATTACCGTTGCGGGCATGTTTGCTATGGGCGTATACGGCAGCTATCTGCCCGTATATCTCGATAGCCTGGAAATGAGCGCGGTGATGATCGGGGTACTGGTGAGCCTGAGGTCTGGTGTTTCCATGGTGATACGCCCGTTCATTCCCCGAATTATTGGTGCGGTGGGTGGGCGTGAACGGTCAACAATGCTGGCTCTTTGCAGCGTGTCTGTGGGCCTGGGCTGTCTGGGATTCGCGGGTAATGCGCCGGCGATTGCATTGTTATCAATTCTTGTGGGGCTGGGGGGTGGTCTCACTCAACCCCTGTCGATGGTGGTTCTGGCGGAGAGTGTAGGTCGGGAGCAAAGGTCCGGCGCTCTGGGTATGCGCCTGATGGCTAATCGCGCAGTTCACTTTCTGGCCCCGTTGCTGTTTGGTGGGGTTCTTGGTCTGAGTGGTTTTGGCCTGTCGTTCGGCCTTTCAGGTATGCTTGTAGCACTGATTGCCGTTGTGCTGTTCCGGCTGCAGGGCCGGCACCGGGTTTCCGAATCCGGCACCCCGGGGTGA
- a CDS encoding indolepyruvate ferredoxin oxidoreductase family protein — MSTGISQSDSSQLDNYKLEDRYLRDSGRVFLTGTQALVRIPLMQAALDRKQGFNTAGMVSGYRGSPLGAYDQALWQAKELLDESRIDFVPAINEDLAATIMLGTQQVETDDDRQVDGVFGIWYGKGPGVDRAGDALKHGTTYGSSPHGGVLVVAGDDHGCVSSSMPHQSDVAFMSFFMPTINPANIAEYLEFGLWGIALSRYSGCWVGFKAVSETVESAASVELPPLPEFVTPDDFTPPETGLHYRWPDLPGPQLETRIEHKLAAVQAFARANPIDRCLFNNAKARFGIVTTGKGHLDLLEALDLLGIDEARASEMGLDIYKVGLVWPIERRGILGFVHNKEEVLVIEEKRGIIESQIKEAMSEPDHPGEVLITGKQDELGRPLIPYVGELSPKLVAGFLAARLGRFFGEDFSGRLAAINNMSDAQDPGGVRRLPYFCSGCPHNTSTKVPEGSKALAGIGCHFMASWMGRNTESLIQMGGEGVNWIGKSRYTGNPHVFQNLGEGTWFHSGSMAIRQAVAAGINITYKILFNDAVAMTGGQPVDGQITVPMIAQQVAAEGVRRVVVLSDEPEKYDGHKEMFPDDVSFHDRTELDKVQRELRDIPGCTVLIYDQTCAAEKRRRRKRNLYPDPARRAFINHHVCEGCGDCSVQSNCLSVVPRQTELGRKRRIDQSSCNKDFSCVNGFCPSFVTIEGGRLRKSRGMDTGSVLTGKLADIPEPVLPNLTGSYDVLVGGVGGTGVVTVGQLITMAAHLESKGTSVLDFTGFAQKGGTVLSYVRMASSPARLHQVRISNGQADAVIACDLVVASSQKALGVLRPRHTRVVANEAELPTADYVLFRDADMQADKRLGLIRNAVGDDNFARLDANGIAEKLLGDTVFSNVMMLGFAWQRGLLPLSHAALMKAIELNGVAIERNKEAFGWGRVAAVDVEVVTGLLSAGEGGVEDVKQEEPGLDELIAVRHKHLVNYQNRRWADRYTSLVSQVREAEEALGETSQLLTLAVARQLYRFMAFKDEYEVARLFAETDFMKEVNNTFEGDFKVHFHLAPPIMNRGLDAQGRPRKRQFGPWMFRAFRLLAKFRMLRGTPIDPFSYSADRKMDRALLKNYEQLVERIVRELNVSNYDTFLQLAELASEVRGYGPVREQAAEAVQERSIQLVKALDTGRPTLIRTSQADNKEAGHV, encoded by the coding sequence ATGTCCACCGGCATTTCTCAATCTGATAGCTCTCAACTTGATAACTACAAACTTGAAGATCGCTACCTGCGTGACTCAGGGCGGGTATTCCTTACCGGAACCCAGGCGCTGGTTCGCATACCTTTGATGCAGGCCGCACTTGACCGGAAGCAGGGGTTTAATACCGCCGGCATGGTGAGTGGCTACCGGGGGTCACCTCTGGGTGCCTATGATCAGGCCCTATGGCAGGCCAAAGAGCTTCTTGATGAAAGTCGTATTGATTTCGTGCCCGCAATTAATGAGGATCTTGCAGCGACTATCATGCTGGGAACCCAGCAGGTGGAGACCGATGATGATCGTCAGGTAGATGGCGTATTCGGGATCTGGTATGGCAAGGGGCCGGGTGTTGACAGGGCTGGAGATGCGCTGAAGCACGGCACCACCTACGGCAGCTCTCCCCACGGCGGCGTGCTGGTGGTTGCAGGTGACGACCACGGCTGTGTGTCGTCCTCCATGCCGCATCAGTCTGATGTGGCATTCATGAGTTTCTTCATGCCCACGATCAATCCGGCAAATATTGCGGAGTATCTGGAGTTCGGGCTTTGGGGTATTGCCTTGTCTCGTTACAGCGGCTGCTGGGTGGGCTTCAAGGCAGTGTCGGAAACCGTAGAAAGTGCTGCGTCAGTTGAGCTTCCGCCTTTGCCGGAGTTTGTAACACCGGATGATTTCACGCCACCGGAAACCGGCCTTCATTATCGCTGGCCAGACTTGCCTGGCCCTCAGCTGGAAACCCGTATTGAGCACAAGCTGGCGGCTGTACAGGCATTTGCCCGCGCAAACCCTATTGATCGCTGCCTGTTCAATAATGCCAAGGCGCGGTTCGGTATTGTCACTACCGGTAAGGGCCATCTGGACCTTCTCGAAGCGCTTGACCTGTTGGGAATTGATGAAGCTCGGGCCAGTGAGATGGGGCTGGATATCTACAAAGTAGGCCTGGTGTGGCCGATTGAGCGTCGGGGCATTCTGGGTTTTGTGCACAACAAGGAAGAAGTGCTGGTTATAGAAGAAAAGCGGGGCATTATCGAGAGCCAGATCAAGGAGGCCATGTCCGAACCGGATCACCCCGGCGAGGTTCTGATTACCGGTAAACAGGATGAGCTGGGCCGGCCCCTGATTCCCTACGTTGGTGAGCTTAGCCCGAAGCTGGTTGCAGGCTTTCTGGCAGCTCGCCTTGGTCGTTTCTTCGGCGAGGATTTCAGCGGGCGTCTGGCGGCTATCAACAACATGAGTGATGCGCAGGACCCTGGTGGCGTCAGACGTCTGCCATATTTCTGTTCGGGTTGTCCCCATAATACTTCCACCAAAGTGCCGGAGGGCAGCAAGGCTCTCGCGGGTATCGGTTGCCACTTTATGGCGTCCTGGATGGGCCGTAACACGGAATCCCTGATCCAGATGGGTGGTGAAGGAGTCAACTGGATTGGCAAGAGCCGTTACACCGGCAACCCTCATGTGTTCCAGAACCTGGGTGAGGGCACCTGGTTCCACTCTGGCTCCATGGCCATTCGTCAGGCGGTTGCGGCGGGTATCAACATTACTTACAAGATCCTGTTCAATGATGCAGTCGCCATGACCGGCGGCCAGCCCGTGGATGGACAGATTACCGTGCCGATGATTGCGCAGCAGGTCGCAGCCGAGGGCGTGCGCCGGGTTGTGGTGCTCAGTGATGAGCCGGAAAAATATGACGGACACAAGGAAATGTTCCCGGATGACGTAAGTTTCCACGACCGCACTGAGCTGGACAAGGTACAAAGAGAGCTCCGCGATATTCCCGGTTGCACGGTGCTGATTTACGACCAGACATGTGCCGCCGAGAAGCGCCGCAGGCGCAAGCGTAATTTGTACCCGGACCCCGCCAGACGAGCGTTTATCAATCATCACGTATGTGAAGGTTGTGGTGACTGTTCAGTTCAGTCGAACTGTCTTTCTGTGGTACCGCGCCAGACGGAACTGGGTCGCAAACGCAGGATTGACCAGTCTTCCTGCAACAAGGATTTTTCATGTGTTAACGGTTTTTGCCCGAGTTTTGTGACCATCGAGGGTGGTAGGTTGCGAAAGTCCCGTGGTATGGATACCGGTTCTGTGCTGACGGGCAAACTTGCGGATATCCCTGAGCCAGTTCTGCCAAACCTCACTGGCTCATACGATGTGCTGGTGGGTGGCGTTGGCGGCACAGGCGTAGTCACTGTGGGGCAGCTCATTACCATGGCCGCGCACCTTGAGTCCAAAGGGACATCTGTCCTGGATTTCACCGGTTTCGCCCAGAAGGGCGGTACAGTGCTCAGTTATGTTCGCATGGCGTCGTCTCCGGCCAGGCTGCATCAGGTCCGCATCAGTAACGGTCAGGCCGATGCTGTGATTGCCTGTGATCTGGTGGTCGCTTCCTCCCAGAAAGCGCTGGGCGTTCTGCGTCCCCGGCACACCCGTGTAGTGGCCAACGAAGCCGAACTACCCACCGCAGACTATGTGCTGTTCCGGGATGCGGATATGCAGGCAGACAAGCGCCTGGGCCTGATCCGTAACGCGGTTGGTGATGACAATTTCGCGCGGCTGGATGCCAATGGCATCGCCGAGAAACTGCTGGGCGACACTGTGTTTTCCAACGTGATGATGCTGGGCTTTGCCTGGCAGCGAGGGTTGTTGCCACTGTCACACGCAGCTCTGATGAAAGCCATTGAGCTGAATGGCGTAGCAATTGAACGTAACAAGGAAGCCTTTGGCTGGGGTCGTGTTGCTGCTGTAGATGTAGAGGTTGTCACTGGTCTGCTGAGCGCAGGAGAGGGCGGAGTAGAAGACGTGAAACAGGAGGAGCCAGGCCTGGACGAATTGATCGCTGTTCGTCACAAGCACCTGGTGAACTATCAGAACCGTCGCTGGGCGGATCGCTATACTTCACTGGTATCCCAGGTACGCGAGGCTGAGGAAGCACTGGGTGAGACCAGTCAATTACTGACGCTTGCCGTGGCCCGGCAGTTATACCGGTTTATGGCGTTCAAGGATGAATATGAAGTGGCCCGGCTGTTCGCAGAAACCGACTTCATGAAGGAGGTAAACAACACCTTTGAGGGGGACTTCAAGGTCCATTTTCATCTGGCACCACCCATCATGAATCGGGGCCTGGATGCCCAGGGCCGTCCGCGCAAGCGTCAGTTTGGCCCCTGGATGTTCCGGGCGTTCAGGCTGCTGGCAAAGTTCCGCATGTTGCGTGGAACCCCCATTGATCCTTTCAGCTACTCCGCCGACAGGAAGATGGACCGGGCTCTGCTGAAAAACTATGAGCAGCTGGTTGAGCGAATCGTCAGGGAGCTGAATGTCAGCAACTACGATACCTTCCTTCAGTTGGCGGAGCTGGCCAGCGAAGTGCGGGGCTATGGTCCTGTGCGTGAGCAGGCCGCAGAAGCGGTTCAGGAAAGGAGCATTCAGCTGGTCAAAGCGCTGGATACAGGTCGCCCCACGCTGATTCGCACAAGCCAGGCAGATAACAAAGAAGCAGGCCATGTTTGA